CCCGCCGTGCAGAAACAGCACCGGCACGCCCTCGGGGTTGCCGCATTCTTCCCAGTACAGGGTGTGGATGGCATCCACGGGCAAGGTGCCGGAGCGGTAGGGCTCGATGGGCGGGAAGGGCTGGGGCATGGCGTCTACTCCTGTTTTCATAGCTTGTCGTGCTTATGGAATAAGCACGACAAGCCAGTTTAAACGCCAAATCAGCTGCGGCTTGCGCGGTTCACCAGAATGGCGATACCGGCCAAGATGGCAGGCACGGCCAAGGCCGAGAAGATGCCTTCAAAGCCCCAGCCCAGGCTCAGCAGCACGCCGCCAATCGACGAGCCCAGAATGCTGCCCAGGCGGCCGATGCCCAGCATCCAGCTCACGCCGGTGGCCCGGGCGATGGTGGGGTAGCAGCCCGGGGCAAAGCCGTTCAGGCCGGTCTGTGCACCGCTCAGGAAGAAGCCCACCATCACCACCATCAGCACGATGGAGGCCGACATCAGCCCGTTCAGGCCCATGGCCACCAGCGCCACGGCACCCAGCAAGTAGGCGCCCGCGATCACCCGGTTGGGCGAGGTCTTGTCCATCAGCCAGCCCACGCACAGCGCACCCACCGTGCCACCCAGCTGGAACATGGCGGTCACGTTGGCCGCCCGGTCGATCGACATGCCCGCGTCCTTCATCATGGTGGGCAACCAACTGGTGGTCAGGTAAATCACCAGCAGGCCCATGAAGTAGGTGGTCCACAGGGTGATGGTTTTCAGTGCATAGCCCGGCTGGAACAGCACGGCGATGGGTTGGCGCGTCTTGACCTCGGCTTCGCCCGAGACAAACGCCTTGACGTGGTCCAACGGCGCCCGGCAGACCCGCGCCAGCACCTTGCGGATCTGCTCGGCGGGGTGGTTGCGGGCCACCATGAAGCGGGCCGATTCGGGCAGAAAGACAAACAGCACCGGCAGCAGCACCAGCGGCAGCATGCCGCCGACCAGCAGCACCGATTGCCAGCCGTGCGATGGAATCAGGGCCGCCGCCATAAAGCCGACCATGGCCGAGCCCAGGTTGAAGCCGGTGAACATGGTGGCCACCAGAAAGGCCCGGCGCCGATCCGGCACGTATTCGGACAGCAGGGTGGTGGTGTTGGGCATGGCCGCACCCAGGCCCAGCCCGGTCAGAAAGCGCAGCAAGGCCATTTCGGTGGTGTTGTGGGCATAGGCCGTGAGCAGGGTGCACACGCCAAAACCCAGCACCGACCCGAGCAGCACCTTGCGCCGGCCCCACCAGTCGGACGACG
This sequence is a window from Rhodoferax sp. WC2427. Protein-coding genes within it:
- a CDS encoding MFS transporter — protein: MASASTLDIRDFINTRALSTPQWMLVLLCFFIVAVDGMDVAIMGFIAPSIIAEWHISRPAFGLVMGAAPIGLAVGALVAGSSSDWWGRRKVLLGSVLGFGVCTLLTAYAHNTTEMALLRFLTGLGLGAAMPNTTTLLSEYVPDRRRAFLVATMFTGFNLGSAMVGFMAAALIPSHGWQSVLLVGGMLPLVLLPVLFVFLPESARFMVARNHPAEQIRKVLARVCRAPLDHVKAFVSGEAEVKTRQPIAVLFQPGYALKTITLWTTYFMGLLVIYLTTSWLPTMMKDAGMSIDRAANVTAMFQLGGTVGALCVGWLMDKTSPNRVIAGAYLLGAVALVAMGLNGLMSASIVLMVVMVGFFLSGAQTGLNGFAPGCYPTIARATGVSWMLGIGRLGSILGSSIGGVLLSLGWGFEGIFSALAVPAILAGIAILVNRASRS